In a genomic window of Trachemys scripta elegans isolate TJP31775 chromosome 12, CAS_Tse_1.0, whole genome shotgun sequence:
- the LOC117886295 gene encoding olfactory receptor 12D1-like yields MLSEPRLHTPRYFFLGNLACLDIFYSTVTVPKMLAGFLSGHQTILFAGCLAQFHFFHFLGSSETVLLAVLAYDRYVAICNQLCYRLVMRPQACLFLAAATWATGFLHALMHTVMTSQVHFCGPNKIHHFFCDIKPLLSLACSSIHLNLTLLSFVTGSIALCSFILTLLSYLYIISFLLLKVCSQECRRKAFSTCASHLAVVSLFYMPVLGNYLIAFSGSPSERDMISTLMYCIVTQVLNPLIYTLRNEEVKSALNKFLNRTLFP; encoded by the coding sequence ATGCTGTCTGAGCCCCGGCTCCACACCCCCAGGTACttcttcctgggaaaccttgCCTGCCTGGACATCTTCTACAGTACGGTCACCGTGCCCAAGATGCTGGCCGGCTTCCTCTCAGGGCACCAGACCAtcttgtttgctggctgcctggccCAGTTCCACTTTTTCCACTTCCTGGGCAGCAGTGAGACTGTACTGCTGGCCGTCCTGGCCTATGACCGCTACGTGGCCATTTGCAACCAGCTGTGCTACAGGCTGGTCATGAGGCCACAGGCCTGTCTGTTCCTGGCAGCGGCCACTTGGGCCACTGGCTTCCTACATGCGCTGATGCACACGGTCATGACATCTCAGGTGCATTTCTGTGGCCCCAATAAAATCCACCACTTTTTTTGTGATATCAAGCCCCTGCTGAGCCTGGCCTGTAGCAGCATCCACCTCAACTTGACACTGCTCAGCTTCGTCACCGGGAGCATCGCGCTGTGTTCGTTCATCCTCACGCTTCTCTCCTACCTCTATAtcatctccttcctcctcctgaaGGTCTGCTCACAGGAATGCAGGagaaaggccttttccacctgtgcCTCCCACCTCGCCGTGGTGTCTCTATTCTATATGCCGGTCCTTGGTAATTACCTGATTGCCTTTTCGGGTTCCCCCTCTGAAAGAGACATGATATCCACCCTCATGTACTGCATCGTCACCCAAGTTCTGAACCCCCTGATCTACACCTTGAGAAATGAGGAGGTAAAATCTGCCCTGAATAAATTCCTGAACAGAACACTTTTCCCTTAA